A single region of the Pseudomonas mandelii genome encodes:
- a CDS encoding sensor domain-containing diguanylate cyclase encodes MIKASLRSHLTLWFAGLSLLTLMSVGFYVGHIATEQMKQASGNALLSTARSAAELLGAQLHERQLEVSLLSRAPLFKHGDLGDPDILSSMELRSQSRAEYAWMGVADANGRVRQAVNGLLVNQSVKERPWFQAGLRGAYTGDPHEAVLLAKLLPGTASGEPLRFIDFAAPIRNAEGQVIGVLGAHAHWSWATRIVDAAVLRKDMTPEVEALIVDHDGKVLYPEALMGQRVANMPVARENHSDNAGWSVGDGYLTSVVAVPTPSSTDLTWYIAVRQPLDIALQPARILFYKLLVLGVIAAIVFALVAYYLALYLSRPIEQLAKSAKRVQNQQPGVTFPRDHSVREIAQLGQSLQGMTESLLGKERELQEANASLEATVAQRTAALTQANADLLKLATHDALTGVYNRRRFDEKLNECNLLFQRTGRPFALLFIDADHFKQINDTHGHAIGDEVLHQLARLIQDNTRATDFVARYGGEEFAVLLPEVEEPESPEVVAEKIRAAIAAAIFATVGHVTVSIGIGLAEISDSNTTALIKRADQQLYQAKWSGRNRVAPQARVTERH; translated from the coding sequence ATGATCAAAGCCAGCTTGCGAAGCCACCTGACACTCTGGTTTGCCGGTCTGTCGTTGCTCACGCTGATGAGTGTGGGTTTCTACGTGGGCCACATCGCCACCGAGCAAATGAAGCAGGCCAGCGGCAATGCGTTGTTGAGTACGGCAAGGTCGGCGGCCGAGCTATTGGGCGCACAACTGCATGAGCGTCAGCTCGAAGTGTCTCTGCTCAGTCGAGCGCCGTTATTCAAGCACGGCGACCTGGGCGATCCGGATATCTTGTCGTCGATGGAGCTGCGTTCGCAATCCCGTGCCGAGTACGCCTGGATGGGCGTGGCTGACGCCAACGGGCGTGTACGGCAAGCCGTGAACGGTCTTCTGGTCAATCAATCGGTGAAGGAGCGCCCCTGGTTCCAGGCCGGGTTGCGCGGTGCTTATACCGGCGATCCTCATGAGGCGGTCCTGCTGGCCAAACTGCTGCCCGGAACCGCCAGTGGCGAGCCTTTGCGCTTCATCGATTTCGCCGCGCCGATCCGCAATGCCGAGGGCCAGGTGATCGGTGTGCTGGGCGCCCATGCCCATTGGAGCTGGGCGACGCGGATTGTCGACGCGGCCGTGCTGCGCAAGGACATGACGCCCGAGGTGGAGGCGCTGATCGTCGACCACGACGGCAAAGTGCTCTATCCGGAAGCGCTCATGGGGCAACGTGTGGCGAACATGCCGGTCGCCCGGGAAAACCATTCCGACAACGCCGGCTGGTCAGTCGGCGACGGTTACCTGACCAGCGTGGTCGCGGTCCCCACGCCCTCGAGCACGGACCTGACGTGGTACATCGCGGTCCGCCAGCCACTGGATATCGCGCTTCAACCCGCACGTATCCTGTTTTACAAATTGCTGGTGTTGGGGGTCATTGCCGCCATCGTGTTTGCTCTGGTGGCGTACTACCTGGCGCTGTACCTCAGCCGCCCGATCGAACAGCTGGCAAAGTCAGCCAAACGGGTACAAAACCAACAACCGGGTGTGACGTTTCCGCGGGACCATTCGGTGCGAGAAATTGCCCAGCTGGGCCAATCCCTCCAGGGCATGACGGAGTCCTTGCTCGGCAAGGAGCGCGAGTTGCAGGAAGCCAATGCGTCGCTGGAAGCCACGGTCGCGCAACGCACCGCCGCCCTCACCCAGGCCAACGCCGATCTGTTGAAACTGGCCACCCACGACGCACTGACCGGCGTGTACAACCGGCGCCGATTCGACGAGAAACTGAATGAGTGCAACCTGCTGTTTCAACGAACCGGACGGCCCTTTGCGTTGCTGTTCATCGACGCCGACCACTTCAAGCAAATCAATGACACCCACGGCCACGCGATCGGCGATGAGGTGCTGCACCAACTCGCCCGGCTGATCCAGGACAACACCCGCGCCACTGACTTCGTGGCCCGTTACGGTGGCGAGGAGTTTGCGGTGCTGTTACCGGAAGTCGAGGAACCCGAGAGCCCCGAGGTCGTTGCCGAGAAGATTCGCGCCGCGATTGCCGCAGCCATTTTTGCTACGGTCGGGCACGTCACGGTCAGCATCGGCATTGGCCTGGCCGAGATATCGGACAGCAATACCACCGCGCTGATCAAACGCGCCGATCAACAGCTCTATCAGGCGAAGTGGTCGGGAAGGAATCGGGTGGCTCCGCAGGCTCGCGTGACGGAACGCCACTGA
- a CDS encoding DUF1801 domain-containing protein codes for MNKEPIGSKNAEDEGASALIDARIKELSDWRGETLARIRTIIQHADPDVVEEWKWRGVPVWSHAGIICTGETYKNAVKMTFAKGASLEDPSGLFNASLEGNTRRAIDVHEGDEIDEEALKALINAAVALNFSRAAARAKPVK; via the coding sequence ATGAACAAGGAACCCATCGGCTCAAAGAACGCAGAGGACGAAGGCGCCTCTGCGCTGATAGACGCGAGAATCAAAGAGCTGAGTGACTGGCGGGGCGAAACGCTCGCCAGGATTCGAACGATCATCCAGCACGCCGACCCCGATGTGGTCGAGGAATGGAAATGGCGGGGCGTTCCGGTGTGGTCACACGCGGGCATCATCTGCACCGGCGAGACGTACAAGAACGCCGTGAAGATGACCTTCGCCAAGGGCGCTTCGCTGGAGGATCCTTCGGGACTTTTCAATGCCAGTCTTGAAGGCAATACCCGACGGGCGATTGATGTGCATGAAGGCGATGAGATTGATGAGGAAGCGTTGAAGGCGTTGATTAACGCTGCCGTCGCGCTCAACTTCTCGCGAGCTGCCGCGCGTGCCAAACCGGTGAAATGA
- a CDS encoding Ppx/GppA family phosphatase, which yields MKGNASLFAAIDLGSNAFRLMIGQSVRRNQQIVIQEVKTLREPVRLAEGFQGGALDELALDRGWQALARFGKKLRGFEAGRVRAVATSAVREADNAQLFLTSAERHLGFRIDVISGHEEARLVYAGVAHTTPSAASMRLVVDIGGGSTELILGQGAQPLLTESIAIGSSTFGMRYFHGGCITAQGLLEAERVATVQFEKVAHRYRALGWQQAIGSSGTARMLAKVLKANGLNDDDQGGITYGGLLRLSLRLLEAGQVNQLRLAGLQPHRLNSLPGGLVVMLAAFKVFGLSQMTPSEAGLRVGVLHGLMARH from the coding sequence ATGAAAGGGAACGCCTCTCTGTTTGCGGCCATTGACCTGGGCTCCAATGCGTTTCGCCTGATGATTGGCCAGTCGGTCAGACGCAACCAGCAGATTGTGATCCAGGAAGTCAAAACCCTGCGCGAGCCCGTCCGTTTGGCGGAAGGATTCCAGGGCGGCGCGCTGGATGAGTTGGCGTTGGATCGAGGGTGGCAGGCGCTCGCGCGATTCGGCAAAAAGCTGCGCGGCTTCGAGGCCGGACGGGTGCGGGCCGTGGCGACCAGCGCGGTGCGCGAAGCCGACAATGCCCAGTTGTTTTTGACCAGCGCCGAGCGTCACCTGGGGTTTCGGATTGACGTGATCTCCGGGCATGAAGAAGCCCGGCTGGTGTATGCCGGGGTTGCCCACACGACACCGAGTGCCGCGAGTATGCGGCTCGTGGTGGACATTGGCGGCGGCTCCACCGAGTTGATTCTGGGGCAGGGCGCACAGCCCCTGTTGACCGAAAGCATTGCCATTGGCAGCAGCACTTTTGGCATGCGTTATTTTCACGGAGGCTGCATTACGGCTCAGGGCCTGCTGGAAGCCGAGCGCGTCGCTACGGTGCAGTTTGAAAAGGTCGCACATCGTTACCGGGCGCTGGGTTGGCAGCAGGCCATCGGCTCTTCAGGCACCGCGCGGATGCTCGCCAAAGTCCTCAAGGCCAACGGCTTGAACGATGATGACCAAGGCGGAATCACCTACGGCGGCCTGCTGCGCCTGTCGTTGCGCCTGCTTGAAGCGGGGCAGGTCAATCAACTCAGGCTGGCGGGTTTGCAACCCCATCGCCTGAATAGCTTGCCTGGCGGACTGGTGGTCATGCTGGCCGCGTTCAAGGTTTTTGGCCTGTCGCAAATGACGCCTTCGGAAGCGGGTTTAAGGGTCGGGGTGTTACATGGGTTGATGGCCAGGCATTGA
- a CDS encoding alpha/beta fold hydrolase, producing the protein MKMAMQNKTGMTRRHLVSSSILAFALFGALGAAHAQTSATVQPAAVKADAAQATPSPFGPLKHIKAGLLNVAYAETGPADGPVVILLHGWPYDIHSYDEVAPLLAAKGYRVLMPYARGYGDTHFLSDKTLRNGQPAALASDVIDFMDALKIKQAVLGGYDWGARSAGIVSALWPERVKALVSVSGYLIGNQAAGKNPLPPKAELQWWYQFYFATDRGRAGYEKNTHDFAKLIWQLASPKWAFDDATFDRSAKALDNPDHVEITVFNYRWRLGMVQGEPQYEALEQKLATAPSISVPTITLEGDANGAPHPAPEDYAKRFTGKYEFRLISGGIGHNLPQEDPQAFAKAVIDADHL; encoded by the coding sequence ATGAAGATGGCAATGCAGAACAAAACCGGCATGACTCGTCGCCACCTGGTCAGCTCGTCGATCCTGGCATTCGCCCTGTTCGGCGCGCTCGGTGCGGCCCACGCACAAACGAGCGCCACCGTGCAGCCGGCGGCGGTCAAGGCCGACGCCGCTCAGGCCACACCCTCCCCGTTCGGCCCGCTGAAGCACATCAAGGCAGGGCTGCTGAACGTGGCCTACGCCGAAACAGGCCCGGCTGATGGTCCGGTGGTGATCCTTCTGCACGGCTGGCCGTATGACATTCACAGCTATGACGAAGTCGCCCCGCTGCTTGCAGCGAAGGGCTATCGCGTGCTGATGCCGTATGCGCGTGGTTATGGCGATACGCATTTCCTGTCCGATAAAACCCTTCGCAACGGCCAACCGGCCGCATTGGCCAGTGACGTCATTGATTTCATGGATGCGCTGAAGATCAAACAAGCGGTGCTCGGTGGCTATGACTGGGGCGCGCGTTCCGCCGGCATCGTCTCGGCGCTGTGGCCAGAGCGGGTCAAGGCGCTGGTTTCGGTCAGCGGCTATCTGATCGGTAATCAGGCGGCCGGCAAGAACCCGCTGCCACCCAAGGCCGAATTGCAGTGGTGGTACCAGTTTTACTTCGCCACCGACCGTGGTCGTGCCGGGTACGAGAAAAACACTCATGATTTTGCCAAGCTGATCTGGCAACTGGCCTCGCCAAAATGGGCGTTCGATGACGCCACGTTTGACCGCAGCGCCAAGGCCCTGGACAACCCCGACCACGTCGAGATCACCGTCTTCAATTACCGCTGGCGCCTGGGCATGGTCCAGGGCGAGCCTCAATACGAGGCGCTCGAACAGAAACTGGCCACGGCGCCCTCCATCAGCGTGCCGACCATCACCCTTGAAGGCGATGCCAACGGTGCGCCGCACCCAGCCCCCGAGGATTACGCCAAGCGCTTCACCGGCAAATACGAGTTCCGGCTGATCAGCGGCGGCATCGGTCACAACTTGCCGCAGGAAGATCCACAGGCGTTCGCCAAGGCGGTGATTGATGCTGATCACCTTTGA
- a CDS encoding metallophosphoesterase family protein — translation MKVGVISDTHGLLRAEALAALAGCERIIHAGDIGNADILDQLKAIAALYVVRGNNDLDAPWAEKLPDLLRFDLDGWETLLVHDVADVPAALDSAIKLVITGHSHKPRIEWRGDRLYLNPGSAGRRRFKLPVTLALLDVFETSLEPRLVSLLE, via the coding sequence ATGAAAGTTGGTGTGATTTCCGATACTCACGGCTTGCTCCGTGCCGAAGCCCTGGCTGCCCTGGCGGGTTGTGAGCGGATCATTCACGCGGGCGACATCGGCAACGCCGACATTCTCGATCAACTCAAGGCTATCGCCGCGCTGTACGTTGTCCGCGGGAATAATGACCTGGACGCCCCGTGGGCAGAAAAACTTCCTGACCTTCTTCGTTTTGATCTCGACGGATGGGAAACGCTGCTGGTGCATGACGTCGCCGATGTCCCGGCCGCGCTCGACTCAGCCATCAAGCTGGTGATCACCGGTCATTCGCACAAGCCACGGATAGAGTGGCGTGGCGACCGGCTTTACCTCAATCCCGGCAGTGCGGGGCGGCGGCGTTTCAAGCTGCCGGTGACGCTGGCGCTGCTGGATGTGTTCGAAACGTCCCTGGAGCCGCGTCTGGTGTCTTTGCTGGAATGA
- a CDS encoding eCIS core domain-containing protein yields the protein MPSIITRLVALVVLCLTLEVPAQTGACPAGEKQVCLDGCICLPDMGLTDDLYQIAAPALALWLTQARADAAVTGLQPIPPHIREQLLRWYDPVVLDAARYKVSDSGQFNAATAMLQNPDVGAVTLIDIILFRDAESAEQNIVLWAHELKHVQQFQEWGVEGFAQRYTQDFNAVEAPAYAIQAEVRRTLRDGAVTHP from the coding sequence ATGCCGTCCATCATCACGCGCCTGGTGGCGCTTGTTGTTCTTTGCCTGACGCTTGAAGTGCCAGCCCAGACCGGCGCCTGCCCGGCTGGCGAGAAGCAAGTGTGCCTGGACGGCTGCATCTGCCTGCCAGATATGGGACTGACGGATGACCTTTACCAGATCGCCGCGCCAGCCTTGGCGCTGTGGCTGACCCAGGCCCGCGCCGACGCCGCCGTCACCGGCCTGCAACCCATTCCACCGCACATCCGGGAGCAATTGCTGCGCTGGTACGATCCCGTCGTCCTCGATGCCGCGCGCTACAAAGTCAGCGATAGCGGCCAGTTCAACGCCGCCACTGCCATGCTGCAAAACCCCGATGTCGGTGCCGTGACGCTGATCGACATCATCCTCTTCCGGGATGCTGAAAGCGCAGAGCAGAACATCGTGCTCTGGGCTCACGAGCTCAAGCATGTGCAGCAGTTTCAGGAATGGGGGGTAGAAGGATTTGCCCAGCGGTATACACAAGATTTCAATGCGGTGGAGGCGCCGGCTTATGCCATACAGGCTGAGGTCAGGCGGACGTTGCGGGACGGAGCTGTCACTCATCCTTGA